From one Streptomyces sp. SCSIO 30461 genomic stretch:
- a CDS encoding class I SAM-dependent methyltransferase gives MLAQASPWHVHALQRTAAGLAEPLSVPARMEWTTRPGQGPGADVLGPDLRGKRLLELGCGPGHNAAHLATRHGAHITGVDLVGLQVRRARSHYGRLNNLTFVAGHALHYLHASDEQFDAIYSVFGAVGLVAPELLLPAIAQRLTPGRVLAFSVPHPQRGGRSPSGDDRPRRDFVALPDRTRLPIARWEFDTDRWERHLSRAGFWLTSAQEFNDPRMGHWPTTLLIRARKL, from the coding sequence GTGCTCGCCCAGGCATCCCCCTGGCACGTCCACGCCCTCCAGCGCACCGCCGCCGGACTCGCCGAACCCCTTTCCGTACCCGCCCGGATGGAGTGGACCACGAGACCCGGCCAAGGCCCTGGAGCCGACGTCCTCGGCCCCGACCTGCGCGGCAAGCGACTCCTGGAACTCGGCTGCGGCCCCGGCCACAACGCCGCCCACCTCGCCACCCGCCACGGAGCCCATATCACCGGCGTCGACCTGGTCGGCCTCCAGGTCCGCCGCGCACGCTCCCACTACGGACGGCTGAACAACCTCACCTTCGTCGCCGGCCACGCCCTGCACTACCTGCACGCCTCAGACGAGCAGTTCGACGCGATCTACTCCGTCTTCGGCGCCGTCGGCCTCGTCGCCCCCGAGCTCCTGCTCCCGGCCATCGCCCAACGCCTCACGCCCGGGCGAGTGCTGGCCTTCTCTGTCCCCCACCCGCAGCGCGGCGGTCGAAGCCCCTCCGGCGACGACCGGCCCCGCCGCGACTTCGTCGCCCTGCCCGACCGCACTCGGCTCCCCATCGCCCGATGGGAGTTCGATACCGACCGTTGGGAGAGGCACCTCAGCCGGGCGGGCTTCTGGCTCACCTCGGCCCAGGAGTTCAACGACCCCCGCATGGGCCACTGGCCCACCACCCTGCTGATCCGCGCCCGCAAGCTCTGA
- a CDS encoding SMI1/KNR4 family protein, whose translation MTVNGDRQFPAALAAAMAVRLECIGEDGVDFEPYESFLTADETTEWFRAWTGNGELNGDDFRVFGQDGTGGNAAFWLVRPGRELVEQPVVFLGSEGETGIVARDLGAFLWLLADGFGPWEAATSYEPEPDWAPQANRDLAAIAEQFAPDRRESAAAIITQATREFPDFDDTIMKLCR comes from the coding sequence ATGACCGTGAACGGAGATCGCCAGTTCCCCGCCGCGCTCGCCGCTGCCATGGCAGTCAGGCTCGAGTGCATTGGCGAGGATGGTGTCGACTTCGAACCCTACGAGTCCTTCCTGACCGCCGATGAGACCACTGAGTGGTTCCGCGCGTGGACCGGCAACGGCGAGCTGAACGGCGACGACTTCCGCGTTTTTGGCCAGGACGGCACCGGCGGGAACGCAGCGTTCTGGCTGGTTCGTCCCGGTCGGGAACTGGTGGAGCAGCCCGTTGTCTTTCTGGGCTCCGAAGGAGAGACCGGTATCGTCGCTCGCGACCTCGGTGCCTTCCTGTGGCTGCTGGCCGACGGCTTCGGCCCGTGGGAAGCAGCCACCTCGTACGAGCCCGAGCCCGATTGGGCTCCCCAGGCCAATCGCGACCTGGCGGCTATCGCGGAGCAATTCGCTCCGGACCGCCGAGAGTCGGCAGCGGCGATCATCACCCAGGCCACACGAGAGTTTCCCGACTTCGA
- a CDS encoding HAD domain-containing protein codes for MTSHSPRLPPEEPTRPPYLLLDIDGVLIPFPNADGSTPATHTRHDVVPTGRSADNPVTVWLDPAHGPMLMDVIRTGLVTPAWCTSWRQDATALVGPLLGLPTLPYVDLPRPQITTSHPNGYLWKRDHVDAWLGDAPAVWIDDDFTGLDHEWAVERTAKGTSTLLIQPDPHLGLQPEHLTEVTRWVAQLRAARAA; via the coding sequence CTGACCAGCCATTCGCCCCGGCTTCCCCCGGAGGAACCGACGCGCCCGCCTTACCTGCTCCTCGACATCGACGGCGTCCTCATACCTTTCCCCAACGCGGACGGCTCGACCCCGGCCACCCACACCCGCCACGACGTCGTCCCCACCGGCCGGAGCGCCGACAACCCGGTCACCGTCTGGCTCGACCCTGCCCACGGCCCCATGCTCATGGACGTGATCCGCACCGGCCTGGTCACCCCGGCCTGGTGTACCAGTTGGCGGCAGGACGCCACCGCCCTTGTCGGCCCGCTCCTCGGCCTTCCGACCCTGCCGTACGTCGATCTCCCGCGTCCCCAGATCACCACCAGCCACCCCAACGGCTACCTCTGGAAACGCGACCACGTCGACGCATGGCTGGGCGACGCCCCCGCCGTCTGGATCGACGACGACTTCACCGGCCTCGACCATGAATGGGCGGTGGAACGCACTGCGAAGGGAACGTCGACCCTCCTCATTCAGCCCGACCCGCACCTCGGTCTACAGCCCGAGCACCTGACCGAGGTCACGAGGTGGGTCGCGCAGTTACGCGCAGCCCGCGCCGCCTGA